In Shewanella sp. GD04112, the sequence ATTGCACCGCCTAACGCATCGATTTCTTTTACCAGATGACCTTTGCCAATACCGCCGATCGCAGGGTTACATGACATTTGCCCTAAAGTATCAAGATTATGCGTCAGCAATAATGTCTTAGAGCCCATTCTTGCTGCAGCCAATGCGGCTTCAGTTCCGGCATGACCACCACCTACAACAATAACATCAAACCGTTCATGAAAATGCATGACCCTACCTTTAGTAACTTAAGAGACCCAACGTGAGCCGATCATTTTAGCATTTGCTTTGAATGAGGTGAATGATCATTTTTAGAAAATGGATCCATAGGATCGGAACTAATAGATCTTAAGATCTTTATATAGATCTTCTTACTATGTTTACTATTAGGATCGCACTTTCCTGTGGGTAAGCTTATTTTCTTATTTATATCAAGAAGTAATGAGCTTTTATTCTTGTGATCTAGCCGAGATCTACTGCCAGAAAAGGTGGGGATAGATCGGCTATTTATCCACAAGGGGGATCTTTAAGCAGATCAGGTTGTGAATAGCACAGAGGTTGATCAGATCTAAATAATAGTTTATCCACAAAAATATACATCTAAGTAGCTTTTTGTGGATAAATAAGATCTAAACTGTGGGTGGTTTGGTATGTTTTCCAAGAGAGGATCTTAAATTTGATCTTGCCATTGTGCCAACCACGCTAAAGCTGGGTCTTCTGGCACAGGATCCTGTTGAACATCGATCTGGATCTTATCCACAATGACTTTTGCACCGCTATATTCCAGCGCTACAACTAACTTTTCTGGACCTTGGCAAAAGGTGTCATAACTCGAATCGCCAATCGCGCATAAGGCTAACTGAACTTGGGTTAGATCCGGTGTGTTTAGCAGCAGTTCTTTACAAAATGGCTGTAAATTGTCGGGCAGATCGCCGGCACCATGGGTCGACGAAACGATGATCCAAAGGGGATATGATTGCAATTCATCCAAAGTTGGGCTCAAA encodes:
- the mioC gene encoding FMN-binding protein MioC; translated protein: MTKIAILVGTTLGSSEYIADEMQAQLTPLGHEVDTFLSPTLDELQSYPLWIIVSSTHGAGDLPDNLQPFCKELLLNTPDLTQVQLALCAIGDSSYDTFCQGPEKLVVALEYSGAKVIVDKIQIDVQQDPVPEDPALAWLAQWQDQI